In Benincasa hispida cultivar B227 chromosome 8, ASM972705v1, whole genome shotgun sequence, the sequence TATAGAGTGACAACACGATGATGGACTCCATACTTCCTTAGAAGGGCCTCAATGAAAAATATGTTAGCCTTCAAAAATTCAGAAACAACAGCAGCATTGTTAATCCTAGTGGGCATAGCCTCAACCAACTTCGACACATAATCAAAAAATAACAAGATATACAAATATCCATAAGAAGAGGGAAAAGGCTCTATAAAATTCATGCCCCAGACATAAAAAACCTCACAGACAAGAATCGAGTTAAGTGGAATTTCATTATTCCTAGAAAGAGATCCTGACATCTGACATTTTTCACACGATTTACAAAATGTATATCAGTCAGCAAATAAAGAGTTCCAGATTAAACCACTATCTAAGACCTTCCTAGCAGTTTTCGTAGGGCTAAAATGCCCAACACTCCAGCTCATGACAGAATGAAAGTACTGACTCAAATTCTTCATCTGGGACACACCTCCTAAAGATTTGGTTAGAGAAAATCTTCCAAAGGTAAGGTGGATCCCAAATGAAGTATTTAGAGTCACTACGCAATTTAGCTTTCCTAGAACTAGGCATATCATGAGGGAAATTACTAGTCACCAGGAAATTAACTATGTCAGCATACCATGGTATTGATGTGGTTATCTGGAACAAGTACTCGTCAGGAAAATCCTCTTGTACAGGTGTAGGATCCTCTTCTTCCACTATCCTCCTTAAATGGTCCACCACTGAATTTCTGCCCCCCTCCTATCTTTGATGGTCAAgttaaattcttgaaggagaagaatcCACCAAACAAGTCGAGGCTTGAACTCCTTCTTGGTCATGTGGTACCTAAGAGAAGAATGGTCAGTATAAATTTTAATAGGAAAACCAAGAATATAGGATCAAAATTTATCTAATGTGAAAACAATAGTAAAAACTCTTTCTCAGTCATGGTACAATTGACTTGGGTAGGATTGAGGGTCCTCAATGCAAAACATATGACATGACTTTTTTTGTCAATCCGCTGCCCCAGAACTGCTTCCACAGCTAGATTAATAGCGTCACACATTATCTTGAACGGAATGTTCCATCGTGAAGGCTGAAGAATTGGAGTAGTGTTCAGTTTTTCCTTTAAAGTGTCAAAAGCCTTCTTGCACTCCTTATCAAACTCAAATGGAACATCTTTCTACAGCAATGTCGATAGAGAAAAGCTAGCTTCGAAAAGTCCTTGATGAAATGCTTGTAAAAGCCTATGCTACCaagaaaagaatgaatttcCCTAATACATGTAGGATAGGGAAGGTTAGCAATAATATCTAT encodes:
- the LOC120084076 gene encoding uncharacterized protein LOC120084076, which translates into the protein MKEVVLKEIMKLNEADIIYPIPDRFYQISIAQEDQKKTIITCTYRTYTFKGMPSMKDVPFEFDKECKKAFDTLKEKLNTTPILQPSRWNIPFKIMCDAINLAVEAEGGRNSVVDHLRRIVEEEDPTPVQEDFPDEYLFQITTSIPWYADIVNFLVTSNFPHDMPSSRKAKLRSDSKYFIWDPPYLWKIFSNQIFRRCVPDEEFESMSGSLSRNNEIPLNSILVCELVEAMPTRINNAAVVSEFLKANIFFIEALLRKYGVHHRVVTLYHPQMNGQAEISNQEVKIKIRNLETGKEYKVNGHLLKVINEGEVNLAHSSFVLT